In Rhinoraja longicauda isolate Sanriku21f chromosome 6, sRhiLon1.1, whole genome shotgun sequence, the following proteins share a genomic window:
- the nptx1l gene encoding neuronal pentraxin 1 like isoform X2, translating into MFAKRTHSQATLRSSVAALHLSSHTHPGSNSPRKMSRGALSRYLVLFVLLAEAAAEAAQEFAQSRFICTSIPLEMDPLCSAPMQNSGPVEDIKGTILQLRETILQQKETIMNQKETIRELTAKLSRCESQSMSEPTNKIDDLEKQVLSRVNSLEETKNIVRNDTTENRGKIENALNSLHQRISDLEKGQKNSRPTDKFQITFPLRTNYMYAKVKKSLPEMYAMTVCMWLKSNASPGVGTPFSYAVPGQANELVLIEWGNNPMEILINDKVAKLPFVIKDGKWHHICVTWSTRDGVWEAYQEGIKRGNGENLAPWHPIKPGGIMVLGQEQDMLGGGFDATQAFVGEMSHFHMWDRVLTPGEVYSLANCSAKNLVGNVIAWTEANVDIYGGATKWTFEACRQIN; encoded by the exons ATGTTTGCAAAGCGCACGCACTCCCAAGCAACGCTTCGCTCCTCAGTCGCAGCTCTCCACCTTTCCTCGCACACCCACCCCGGCTCGAACTCTCCTCGAAAGATGTCCCGCGGAGCTTTGAGCAGATACCTGGTCCTCTTTGTCCTGCTGGCCGAGGCGGCGGCGGAGGCGGCGCAGGAGTTCGCCCAGTCTCGCTTTATCTGCACTTCAATCCCCCTGGAGATGGACCCCTTGTGTTCTGCCCCGATGCAGAACAGCGGGCCGGTGGAAGACATCAAGGGAACCATACTCCAGCTTCGGGAGACCATACTCCAACAGAAAGAGACGATCATGAACCAGAAGGAGACCATCAGGGAACTCACCGCCAAGCTCAGCCGATGTGAGAGCCAGAGTATGTCGGAGCCCACG AACAAGATAGACGATTTGGAAAAGCAAGTCCTGTCCCGGGTCAACAGCTTGGAGGAGACAAAAAACATCGTGCGGAACGACACGACGGAGAACAGGGGCAAGATTGAAAACGCTCTCAATTCCCTTCACCAGAGGATCAGCGATTTGGAGAAAG GGCAAAAAAACTCCAGGCCGACTGATAAATTCCAGATCACCTTCCCCTTGCGAACAAACTACATGTACGCCAAGGTGAAGAAAAGCTTGCCCGAGATGTATGCCATGACCGTGTGCATGTGGCTCAAGTCGAACGCCTCTCCCGGCGTCGGAACCCCCTTCTCTTACGCCGTCCCGGGACAAGCCAACGAACTGGTCCTCATCGAGTGGGGGAACAACCCAATGGAGATTCTAATCAACGACAAG GTGGCGAAACTACCGTTCGTTATCAAAGATGGGAAATGGCACCACATCTGCGTTACCTGGTCAACAAGGGATGGCGTGTGGGAGGCGTACCAAGAAGGCATAAAGAGAGGGAACGGCGAAAACCTAGCGCCCTGGCACCCCATCAAACCAGGTGGCATCATGGTACTGGGCCAAGAGCAG GACATGTTAGGAGGAGGTTTTGATGCCACCCAGGCCTTTGTGGGCGAGATGTCGCACTTCCACATGTGGGACAGGGTCCTAACTCCCGGAGAAGTCTACAGCCTGGCCAACTGCAGTGCCAAGAACCTGGTTGGCAATGTCATTGCCTGGACTGAAGCCAATGTGGACATCTACGGTGGCGCCACCAAGTGGACATTCGAAGCCTGCCGCCAGATCAATTAA
- the nptx1l gene encoding neuronal pentraxin 1 like isoform X1, which produces MFAKRTHSQATLRSSVAALHLSSHTHPGSNSPRKMSRGALSRYLVLFVLLAEAAAEAAQEFAQSRFICTSIPLEMDPLCSAPMQNSGPVEDIKGTILQLRETILQQKETIMNQKETIRELTAKLSRCESQSMSEPTQYNRANTTAQTNTLKDLLQNKIDDLEKQVLSRVNSLEETKNIVRNDTTENRGKIENALNSLHQRISDLEKGQKNSRPTDKFQITFPLRTNYMYAKVKKSLPEMYAMTVCMWLKSNASPGVGTPFSYAVPGQANELVLIEWGNNPMEILINDKVAKLPFVIKDGKWHHICVTWSTRDGVWEAYQEGIKRGNGENLAPWHPIKPGGIMVLGQEQDMLGGGFDATQAFVGEMSHFHMWDRVLTPGEVYSLANCSAKNLVGNVIAWTEANVDIYGGATKWTFEACRQIN; this is translated from the exons ATGTTTGCAAAGCGCACGCACTCCCAAGCAACGCTTCGCTCCTCAGTCGCAGCTCTCCACCTTTCCTCGCACACCCACCCCGGCTCGAACTCTCCTCGAAAGATGTCCCGCGGAGCTTTGAGCAGATACCTGGTCCTCTTTGTCCTGCTGGCCGAGGCGGCGGCGGAGGCGGCGCAGGAGTTCGCCCAGTCTCGCTTTATCTGCACTTCAATCCCCCTGGAGATGGACCCCTTGTGTTCTGCCCCGATGCAGAACAGCGGGCCGGTGGAAGACATCAAGGGAACCATACTCCAGCTTCGGGAGACCATACTCCAACAGAAAGAGACGATCATGAACCAGAAGGAGACCATCAGGGAACTCACCGCCAAGCTCAGCCGATGTGAGAGCCAGAGTATGTCGGAGCCCACG CAGTACAACCGAGCCAACACCACCGCTCAGACCAACACCTTGAAAGATCTCCTGCAGAACAAGATAGACGATTTGGAAAAGCAAGTCCTGTCCCGGGTCAACAGCTTGGAGGAGACAAAAAACATCGTGCGGAACGACACGACGGAGAACAGGGGCAAGATTGAAAACGCTCTCAATTCCCTTCACCAGAGGATCAGCGATTTGGAGAAAG GGCAAAAAAACTCCAGGCCGACTGATAAATTCCAGATCACCTTCCCCTTGCGAACAAACTACATGTACGCCAAGGTGAAGAAAAGCTTGCCCGAGATGTATGCCATGACCGTGTGCATGTGGCTCAAGTCGAACGCCTCTCCCGGCGTCGGAACCCCCTTCTCTTACGCCGTCCCGGGACAAGCCAACGAACTGGTCCTCATCGAGTGGGGGAACAACCCAATGGAGATTCTAATCAACGACAAG GTGGCGAAACTACCGTTCGTTATCAAAGATGGGAAATGGCACCACATCTGCGTTACCTGGTCAACAAGGGATGGCGTGTGGGAGGCGTACCAAGAAGGCATAAAGAGAGGGAACGGCGAAAACCTAGCGCCCTGGCACCCCATCAAACCAGGTGGCATCATGGTACTGGGCCAAGAGCAG GACATGTTAGGAGGAGGTTTTGATGCCACCCAGGCCTTTGTGGGCGAGATGTCGCACTTCCACATGTGGGACAGGGTCCTAACTCCCGGAGAAGTCTACAGCCTGGCCAACTGCAGTGCCAAGAACCTGGTTGGCAATGTCATTGCCTGGACTGAAGCCAATGTGGACATCTACGGTGGCGCCACCAAGTGGACATTCGAAGCCTGCCGCCAGATCAATTAA